A single window of Achromobacter xylosoxidans DNA harbors:
- a CDS encoding YqjD family protein has protein sequence MNRKNQRAEMALHRDRVSDSLHELLAGTEDLLRSTASYTGSEIEAARTRLKRQLAEARESAGDWEGAARERARRAKAYADEYVHENAWKSVGVATLVGVLLGCCLLANRR, from the coding sequence ATGAATCGAAAGAACCAACGCGCCGAAATGGCCCTGCACCGCGACCGCGTGAGCGACAGCCTGCACGAACTGCTTGCCGGCACCGAAGACCTGTTGCGTTCCACGGCCTCGTATACCGGCTCCGAAATCGAAGCGGCGCGCACGCGCCTGAAGCGTCAACTGGCCGAGGCGCGTGAATCCGCTGGCGATTGGGAAGGCGCAGCCCGGGAGCGGGCGCGCCGGGCCAAGGCCTACGCCGATGAATACGTGCACGAAAATGCATGGAAGTCGGTCGGCGTGGCGACGCTGGTGGGCGTGCTGCTGGGTTGCTGCCTGCTGGCCAACCGGCGCTGA